One Planctomycetia bacterium DNA window includes the following coding sequences:
- a CDS encoding CPXCG motif-containing cysteine-rich protein, which produces MQDDATYICDACGEEIVVPIDLSAGEEQEYIEDCPVCCRPSLIHVEVDDDGEVRVWAEPS; this is translated from the coding sequence ATGCAAGACGACGCCACGTATATCTGCGACGCCTGCGGCGAGGAAATCGTCGTGCCGATCGACCTCTCGGCGGGCGAGGAGCAGGAGTACATCGAAGACTGCCCGGTCTGCTGCCGGCCTAGCCTTATTCACGTCGAAGTCGACGACGACGGGGAAGTGCGCGTCTGGGCGGAGCCGAGTTGA
- a CDS encoding histidine phosphatase family protein translates to MTQFILVRPGSTDYDAQGRIQGDLDIPLNEQGNHEVARAIDELKHQGIKVIYTCECAAARQTAEALATALGAKLKEMDNMRNLNHGLWQGMLIDEVRRCQPRVYRQWQEQPECVRPPNGETVTEARQRVATALQKIARKHKDDIVALVAPEPLASMFRAELLNGDVGDLWRASQEHGHWEVIDTTAASAR, encoded by the coding sequence ATGACACAGTTCATTCTGGTCCGTCCGGGATCGACGGATTACGACGCGCAGGGACGTATTCAGGGCGATCTCGATATCCCGCTGAACGAGCAAGGCAATCACGAGGTTGCCCGCGCCATTGATGAATTGAAGCATCAGGGCATCAAGGTCATTTACACCTGCGAATGCGCGGCGGCCCGTCAAACCGCCGAGGCCCTGGCGACTGCGCTGGGGGCCAAGTTGAAAGAAATGGACAACATGCGCAACCTGAACCACGGTTTGTGGCAGGGCATGTTGATCGACGAAGTCCGGCGCTGCCAGCCGAGGGTTTACCGGCAATGGCAGGAGCAGCCGGAATGCGTGCGCCCGCCGAACGGCGAGACCGTCACCGAAGCGCGGCAGCGCGTGGCGACGGCGTTGCAAAAAATCGCTCGCAAACACAAGGATGACATCGTGGCGCTCGTCGCGCCGGAGCCGCTGGCCAGCATGTTCCGCGCGGAACTGTTGAACGGCGACGTTGGCGATCTCTGGCGCGCCAGCCAGGAGCATGGCCACTGGGAGGTCATCGATACGACCGCGGCGTCGGCCCGCTAG
- a CDS encoding alkaline phosphatase family protein — MSPSIREPGGPTKPHDFHGAANDQSNCAAIYSHPPEFSAIMDGSEQEQTGTEHRAIVMRFQAAAAVLVGLWASAAGAQQKSLVIGIDGLRADAFDLANTPFMDSLIDGTFGAFHGAYSNQAQSEDITVSGPNHSSMLTGVHRDRHGVTDNSYSGINFNRFPDYFTRIENAHPEWNTVRLMTWTDGHNAMPTGADYAINSSDAGITAQLAQLLAGNHPSISADPDAIYLFLDDVDHAGHSVGFCGVRADCPAYFQEIEQVDGQVGQLMNALAARPNFDVEDWQIVITSDHGGNPDGGHGGGTPEKRTIPFLVSGRNVAPGTPFPAPRNVDVAKTVLTHLGVAISSDLDGHAIGVSPTAPPAVTLGANLVFNGDAEFDRAMAVPGPDQYASGWVDPDVGGMTVFRGNLASNVFSGGQIGASAMRQTIDLAAAATQVDAGGLHYMLSSDLGGVGSEADNIGLTATFIGASGAVLGVDQLAPVSAAERGNVTKTIARQSSFGVPVGTRSVQLELSASRVAGSTSDGFADNVSLVLEDGALPFPSRPQLQSGLVNYLQFENDYRDSSGNDNNAAVGAGAPQFIGGRFGRGVAIDGVGEHLTLGAPDDLQFGEDADFTVAFWLRSTGNQTGDPAIISNKNWDAGLNPGWVIAYENNGNDIQVNVGDGTLRSDIDDLETTSGLWEFVAVTFDRDGAMTLFTDADNDGILNSLGITGGQSSLAALGNLDTPFGLAVNIGSDGTGAYASNLRADLDDLGIWRRALSRIEIEMLWNHGQGAELATLISESLVPGDVDGNGIVDRDDYLIWNHHVGYNNGVGKGTLATLALGDVDQDGDVDLNDFSLIATNVSNGVALPEPGALALVGCGGAALLLLRRHRRK, encoded by the coding sequence ATGTCGCCCAGCATACGCGAACCGGGCGGGCCGACCAAGCCGCACGATTTCCATGGCGCCGCAAACGACCAGTCAAATTGCGCAGCGATCTATTCGCATCCGCCGGAGTTTTCAGCGATAATGGACGGCAGCGAGCAGGAGCAAACAGGCACAGAGCACAGGGCAATCGTGATGAGATTTCAGGCGGCGGCGGCGGTGTTGGTCGGCCTTTGGGCAAGTGCGGCGGGGGCGCAACAAAAATCCCTGGTGATCGGCATCGACGGACTGCGGGCCGACGCGTTCGATCTGGCCAATACGCCCTTCATGGATAGCCTGATCGACGGCACGTTCGGCGCGTTTCACGGTGCGTACAGCAATCAAGCTCAGTCCGAAGACATCACCGTTTCCGGGCCGAATCACTCGAGCATGCTCACCGGCGTCCATCGCGATCGGCATGGCGTGACGGACAACTCCTACTCGGGAATCAACTTCAATCGCTTCCCGGACTATTTCACGCGGATCGAGAACGCGCATCCGGAATGGAACACGGTCCGCCTGATGACCTGGACCGACGGGCACAACGCCATGCCCACCGGCGCGGACTACGCCATCAACAGCAGCGACGCGGGAATCACCGCGCAGCTCGCGCAATTGCTCGCGGGCAATCACCCGTCGATCAGCGCCGATCCCGACGCGATTTACTTGTTTCTCGATGACGTCGATCATGCTGGCCACAGCGTCGGCTTCTGTGGCGTGCGCGCCGATTGCCCGGCGTATTTTCAGGAGATCGAACAAGTCGATGGACAAGTCGGCCAGTTAATGAACGCGCTCGCCGCGCGGCCGAATTTCGACGTGGAGGATTGGCAGATCGTCATCACTTCCGATCATGGCGGTAACCCCGACGGCGGTCACGGCGGCGGTACGCCGGAGAAGCGGACGATTCCGTTTCTGGTGAGCGGCCGCAATGTGGCGCCCGGGACGCCTTTTCCGGCGCCGCGCAATGTCGATGTGGCCAAGACCGTGCTCACGCATCTGGGCGTGGCGATCTCGAGCGATCTTGATGGACATGCCATTGGCGTTTCACCGACCGCGCCGCCCGCGGTCACGCTCGGCGCGAACCTGGTCTTCAATGGCGACGCCGAATTTGATCGCGCGATGGCCGTGCCGGGGCCGGATCAATATGCCAGCGGTTGGGTCGATCCCGACGTGGGCGGGATGACGGTGTTTCGCGGCAATCTTGCCAGCAATGTTTTCTCCGGCGGGCAGATCGGCGCGAGCGCGATGCGGCAGACGATCGACCTGGCGGCCGCGGCAACTCAAGTGGATGCCGGCGGACTGCACTATATGTTGTCCAGCGATCTGGGCGGCGTCGGTTCGGAAGCCGACAACATTGGCCTAACCGCCACGTTCATCGGCGCGAGCGGCGCCGTGCTCGGCGTCGATCAACTCGCGCCGGTGTCGGCGGCGGAACGCGGCAACGTAACGAAAACAATCGCGCGGCAATCGAGCTTCGGCGTGCCCGTCGGTACGCGAAGCGTGCAGTTGGAGTTGTCGGCTTCGCGCGTCGCCGGTTCGACCAGCGATGGCTTCGCGGACAATGTCTCGTTGGTCTTGGAAGATGGGGCATTGCCGTTTCCGTCGCGGCCGCAGTTACAGTCAGGGTTGGTCAATTATTTGCAATTTGAGAACGACTACCGCGATAGCTCGGGCAATGACAACAACGCCGCGGTCGGCGCCGGTGCGCCGCAATTCATCGGCGGGCGATTCGGCCGCGGCGTGGCGATCGACGGCGTCGGCGAGCATCTCACGCTCGGCGCGCCGGACGATCTGCAATTCGGCGAAGACGCGGATTTCACCGTGGCCTTCTGGCTGCGCAGCACCGGCAATCAAACGGGCGATCCGGCCATCATCAGCAACAAGAATTGGGATGCCGGCCTGAATCCGGGCTGGGTGATCGCCTACGAAAACAATGGCAATGACATTCAAGTCAACGTCGGCGACGGCACGCTGCGGTCCGATATCGACGACTTGGAAACGACGTCGGGCCTCTGGGAGTTCGTCGCCGTAACGTTCGATCGCGACGGCGCGATGACACTGTTCACCGACGCCGACAACGACGGCATCTTGAACAGCCTCGGCATCACCGGCGGGCAGTCCTCGCTCGCGGCGCTCGGCAATCTCGATACGCCGTTCGGCCTCGCGGTCAATATCGGCAGCGACGGCACCGGCGCCTATGCCAGCAACTTGCGGGCGGATCTCGACGACCTCGGCATCTGGCGCCGCGCCCTGAGCCGCATCGAAATCGAAATGCTCTGGAATCACGGACAAGGCGCCGAGTTGGCGACGCTGATCAGTGAGAGCCTCGTGCCGGGCGATGTGGATGGCAATGGCATCGTCGATCGCGACGACTACCTGATCTGGAACCACCACGTCGGCTACAACAACGGAGTCGGCAAAGGAACCCTCGCCACGCTGGCCCTCGGCGACGTCGATCAAGACGGCGACGTCGATTTGAATGATTTTTCGCTGATCGCCACGAATGTCTCGAACGGCGTGGCGCTGCCGGAACCGGGTGCGCTGGCGCTCGTTGGCTGTGGCGGGGCGGCATTGCTACTGTTGCGACGACATCGCCGCAAGTAG
- a CDS encoding BlaI/MecI/CopY family transcriptional regulator — protein sequence MARNGTNPTPAVRLTPAEMELLQILWERGAASLSDVHGALERPLGYTTVQTRLNRMQAKGVVERGDERPALYRALVAPRDVAAGDLKLLMKNVSGGSVVPLVAQLVQDRRLSAAEIAELKSLIAAAERRLH from the coding sequence GTGGCTCGAAACGGTACGAATCCGACTCCCGCCGTGCGGTTGACTCCCGCCGAGATGGAGCTGCTGCAGATACTTTGGGAGCGCGGCGCCGCAAGCCTGTCGGACGTGCATGGCGCGCTCGAACGGCCGCTCGGCTACACCACGGTGCAGACTCGGCTGAACCGGATGCAGGCCAAGGGCGTGGTCGAGCGCGGCGATGAACGCCCGGCGCTTTATCGTGCGTTGGTCGCGCCGCGCGACGTCGCGGCCGGAGACCTCAAGCTGTTGATGAAAAACGTCAGCGGGGGGAGCGTTGTCCCCTTGGTCGCACAGTTGGTCCAGGACCGACGGCTTTCCGCGGCCGAGATCGCGGAATTGAAATCGCTCATCGCCGCCGCTGAACGACGTTTGCATTAA
- a CDS encoding DUF1653 domain-containing protein, translating into MQLGRYRHYKGNEYIVFGVARHSETEEELVVYRQDYGDRGLWVRPKAMFLEQVVVNGETKPRFEFVGESDE; encoded by the coding sequence ATGCAACTCGGTCGCTATCGTCACTACAAAGGAAACGAGTACATTGTGTTCGGCGTTGCTCGGCACAGTGAGACCGAGGAAGAACTCGTCGTCTATCGCCAAGACTACGGTGATCGCGGACTGTGGGTGCGGCCCAAAGCGATGTTCCTGGAACAAGTCGTCGTGAACGGCGAAACGAAGCCGCGTTTTGAGTTCGTCGGCGAATCCGATGAGTAA
- a CDS encoding sulfatase, producing the protein MSNTRGSHPMWAVIALLSLATYGHAAATAAPTPNVVLIYIDDLGYGDLGCYGAKDYRTPHLDRMAAEGARLTRFYTAQPVCSASRAALLTGCYSNRVGFHGALNPWTRFGIHDGETTLAEVLKSRGYATAIYGKWHLGHQPQFLPTRHGFDEYFGLPYSNDMWPYHPDFLAEKAANPDKEIGYPDLPLWDGERIKIPAVTAKYQRQLTTWYTEHATSFIDRNRERPFFLYVPHSMVHVPLYVSDRYQGKSGVGTFGDVMEEIDWSVGEILAALRRNGLDERTLVLFSSDNGPWLSYGDHAGSSGGLREGKGTVWEGGVRVPLLARWPKQIPAGRVCAEPAMTIDILPTVAKLAGAELPKAKIDGLDIWPLLAGPKDAKSPHEALYFYYRDNELQAVSSGNWKLYFPHTYIALAGRQGGRDGTPSRYELRTIDEPELYQLVDDVAETRNVAAQYPDVVEKLQAYAELARNDLGDSLTDRPGPGRRAPGFVEN; encoded by the coding sequence ATGTCAAACACGCGTGGCAGCCACCCAATGTGGGCAGTGATTGCTTTGTTGAGCCTTGCCACGTACGGCCACGCTGCCGCAACGGCGGCGCCCACGCCGAATGTTGTGCTGATCTACATCGACGACCTCGGCTATGGCGACTTGGGCTGCTATGGCGCGAAAGACTACCGCACGCCGCATCTCGATCGCATGGCCGCCGAGGGCGCCCGCTTGACGCGTTTCTATACGGCGCAGCCTGTCTGCTCCGCATCGCGCGCCGCGCTGTTGACTGGCTGTTATTCAAATCGGGTCGGCTTCCATGGGGCGCTCAATCCGTGGACGCGATTTGGGATTCATGACGGCGAGACGACGCTGGCCGAGGTTCTTAAGTCCCGCGGCTATGCTACGGCCATCTACGGCAAATGGCATCTCGGGCATCAGCCCCAGTTCTTGCCGACGCGGCACGGTTTCGATGAATACTTCGGCTTGCCGTATTCCAATGATATGTGGCCATACCATCCCGACTTCTTAGCAGAGAAGGCGGCCAATCCCGACAAGGAGATCGGCTATCCCGATTTGCCGCTCTGGGATGGCGAGCGCATCAAGATTCCGGCGGTCACGGCGAAGTACCAGCGGCAACTCACCACCTGGTACACCGAACACGCGACGAGCTTCATCGATCGAAATCGCGAGCGCCCGTTTTTCTTGTATGTCCCGCACAGCATGGTGCATGTGCCGCTGTACGTCAGCGATCGCTATCAAGGCAAGTCGGGCGTTGGCACGTTCGGCGACGTGATGGAAGAGATCGATTGGTCGGTCGGCGAGATCCTCGCGGCGTTGCGACGCAATGGGCTCGATGAGCGCACGCTGGTGCTGTTTTCCTCCGACAACGGCCCCTGGCTCAGTTACGGCGATCATGCCGGCTCCAGCGGCGGACTCCGTGAAGGCAAAGGCACCGTCTGGGAGGGCGGCGTCCGCGTCCCGCTCTTGGCGCGGTGGCCGAAGCAGATTCCCGCCGGACGCGTCTGCGCGGAACCGGCGATGACCATCGACATCCTGCCGACCGTCGCCAAGCTTGCCGGCGCGGAATTGCCCAAGGCGAAAATCGATGGGCTCGATATCTGGCCGCTGCTGGCGGGACCGAAAGACGCGAAGTCGCCGCACGAGGCGCTGTACTTTTACTACCGCGACAATGAGCTTCAGGCAGTTTCGAGCGGCAATTGGAAACTGTACTTTCCGCACACGTACATCGCATTAGCCGGCCGACAAGGCGGACGGGACGGTACGCCTTCCCGATACGAGTTGCGCACGATTGACGAGCCGGAACTCTATCAATTGGTGGACGACGTGGCCGAAACCCGCAACGTTGCCGCGCAATACCCGGACGTCGTCGAAAAACTGCAGGCCTATGCAGAACTGGCGCGGAACGATCTGGGCGATTCGTTGACCGATCGCCCCGGCCCCGGGCGTCGCGCGCCTGGGTTCGTGGAAAACTAA
- a CDS encoding cupin domain-containing protein: MSNLFDDVPDTLPAELVEVLARGDGVRIERIVSRGHVSPEGFWYNQDEDEWVVLLQGAARLRFEDQEIELRPGDNLHIPARRRHRVEWTSPDQPTVWLAVHFRPET, encoded by the coding sequence ATGAGTAACCTTTTCGACGACGTTCCGGATACGTTGCCTGCCGAGTTGGTAGAAGTGCTCGCACGCGGCGACGGCGTTCGCATCGAGCGCATCGTCTCGCGAGGGCACGTCTCGCCCGAGGGTTTTTGGTACAACCAAGACGAAGACGAATGGGTCGTGCTGCTCCAAGGAGCGGCGCGACTGCGTTTTGAAGACCAAGAAATCGAGCTGCGCCCCGGCGACAATCTGCACATCCCAGCGCGGCGCCGGCACCGCGTGGAATGGACGTCGCCGGACCAGCCGACCGTGTGGCTGGCCGTACATTTTCGCCCTGAGACTTGA
- a CDS encoding SMC-Scp complex subunit ScpB, whose amino-acid sequence MSADEHQPPHVNETGSPLDLAGFRDVPDDQGMTLDNLSTAFAELLGRGDEPYEAQSDPSAVASQADSVPLTETPTGAAADDDDACEVTPRSILEAMLFVGNPDGTPLSAVRVAGLMRGVRAAEIETFVAELNDEYASNGCPFHIASDAAGYRLELLPAFEATRAAVRGQNREKRLSTAAVEVLSIVAYKGPLNGEAVSRLRGRPSGGLLAQLVRRQLLRVERGAGRNAKYAVTGRFLKLAGLASLEDLPRAQDLDVK is encoded by the coding sequence ATGTCCGCTGACGAACACCAACCGCCGCACGTGAACGAGACCGGCTCTCCGCTCGATCTGGCTGGGTTCCGTGACGTGCCCGACGACCAAGGGATGACGCTCGACAATCTCAGCACCGCCTTTGCGGAATTGCTGGGCCGCGGCGACGAGCCGTATGAAGCGCAAAGCGATCCGTCGGCAGTTGCTTCCCAGGCTGATAGCGTTCCCTTGACGGAAACGCCAACCGGCGCTGCCGCCGACGACGACGACGCGTGCGAAGTGACACCGCGCAGTATTTTGGAGGCGATGCTGTTTGTCGGCAACCCAGACGGCACTCCCCTCAGCGCGGTGCGTGTCGCCGGTCTGATGCGCGGTGTGAGGGCGGCGGAGATCGAAACCTTCGTGGCCGAATTGAACGACGAATATGCGTCGAATGGCTGCCCTTTTCACATTGCATCCGACGCCGCGGGCTATCGGCTGGAGCTGCTCCCCGCTTTCGAGGCGACACGAGCGGCAGTGCGGGGGCAAAACCGCGAGAAGCGGCTTTCCACCGCGGCCGTCGAAGTACTATCCATCGTGGCCTACAAAGGTCCACTCAATGGCGAGGCGGTGAGCCGCCTGCGCGGGCGTCCCAGCGGCGGATTGTTGGCGCAACTCGTGCGGCGCCAGCTACTTCGCGTTGAACGGGGGGCTGGCCGCAATGCCAAATACGCCGTCACCGGGCGCTTTCTGAAATTGGCGGGTTTGGCGAGCCTGGAGGATCTGCCCAGGGCGCAGGATCTGGACGTGAAGTAG
- the rpe gene encoding ribulose-phosphate 3-epimerase, with amino-acid sequence MPSRQSVVQLRGAAPVVLPSLLLCDFGNLERDVRRLEDAGVRGLHLDVMDGHFVPNLTYGMPLVEAIRKLTDLPLDVHLMISEPARYAAQFCDAGADSLTIHIEAAPNPAPILQQIQDLGAAAGLAFNPDTPVEAIEPYLPLCDIVLVMSVMPGFGGQAFNAVAIEKLKYLSDRIGPEQSLEVDGGIAMSTIASCAEAGAHLFVVGSAIFGTPDYAVSVSQLEERARTAFTTTGR; translated from the coding sequence ATGCCCTCCCGTCAATCGGTCGTTCAATTGCGCGGCGCTGCGCCGGTCGTGCTGCCATCGCTGCTGCTGTGCGATTTCGGCAATCTGGAGCGCGACGTGCGCCGATTGGAAGACGCTGGCGTGCGGGGCCTGCACCTGGACGTGATGGATGGTCATTTTGTGCCCAACCTCACTTATGGAATGCCCCTGGTGGAGGCGATTCGTAAACTCACCGATCTGCCGCTGGACGTGCATTTGATGATCTCCGAGCCGGCCAGGTACGCGGCGCAGTTCTGCGACGCCGGCGCCGACAGTTTGACCATTCATATCGAAGCTGCGCCGAATCCGGCGCCGATCTTGCAACAGATACAAGACCTTGGGGCGGCTGCCGGATTGGCGTTCAATCCGGATACGCCGGTCGAGGCGATCGAGCCTTATCTGCCGCTATGCGACATCGTGCTCGTGATGAGCGTGATGCCCGGGTTTGGAGGCCAAGCCTTCAATGCCGTGGCGATCGAGAAATTGAAATACCTGAGCGACCGCATCGGCCCCGAGCAATCGCTCGAAGTCGACGGCGGCATCGCCATGTCGACGATCGCGAGTTGCGCCGAAGCGGGGGCGCATTTGTTTGTGGTCGGGTCGGCCATTTTTGGCACGCCCGACTATGCCGTCAGCGTGAGCCAGCTCGAAGAGCGGGCGCGCACGGCTTTCACCACCACTGGGAGGTAA
- a CDS encoding M56 family metallopeptidase yields MFPGTSEWLPAMVRGTLLLSTAACIVGALIWALRIRAANLRWRTWFAVLICGLGFVPLTVRLPWHKASVPAVPSTDRVAEIAPPRTVELNNLLEEQESPITDLEDVTAFEPVEEPEVPAAKATSPLPPIAETALNEPKVASSWPRALLGVWLVGMIAIFGRGVWRYARFLRSLRNCVVAPPEWAGDWRKLLDEARVRRDVPLLVGQHYGPALCRLPRGYALVVPPAMWERTPADARDVILRHELAHYLRNDLTWSLIARWLAAPHWFNPLAHLAVRRLDEASEWACDDAATGGQADRQLLLSKTLLELSESNGAPGAMQAAVSGNVLALRIRRLLEPTLLKERTMKRVLVATASLLCLIAAGFRFELVAQETKPPVKAAPTSEVATPSSEATPAYVIEPPDVLLIDSVKLVPKSPHKLEPSDTLFIQGSGLLPESPLAGQFALEPGGRVSLGAEYGALLLNGLTLEEAQQAIVEHLQKTVGIRSPEIGVRLVSSAGGPMIRGEHLVAPDGTVNLGTYGSVFVAGMTVPKVREAIEAHLAKQADQVAISVDVLKYNSKFCYIILEDDASGDQVVKLPMIGNEAVLDAFALATENTDVRIGPRTEVWIARAGNNGSDQILRVELRKIMRGDASATNFRLKPNDRMVISQPLKK; encoded by the coding sequence ATGTTCCCCGGCACTTCCGAATGGCTGCCAGCGATGGTTCGAGGCACGTTATTGCTCTCCACGGCGGCCTGCATCGTCGGCGCGCTGATTTGGGCGCTCCGCATTCGCGCCGCGAATTTGCGTTGGCGAACCTGGTTCGCCGTCCTCATTTGCGGACTTGGCTTTGTTCCTCTGACAGTGCGATTGCCGTGGCACAAGGCCAGTGTTCCGGCCGTACCGTCAACGGATCGTGTGGCCGAGATCGCGCCGCCGCGCACCGTTGAACTCAACAACTTGCTGGAGGAACAGGAGTCGCCGATCACAGATTTAGAGGACGTCACGGCGTTTGAGCCAGTCGAGGAGCCTGAGGTTCCTGCCGCGAAAGCGACCTCGCCTCTTCCTCCAATAGCAGAAACCGCACTGAACGAGCCCAAGGTTGCTTCAAGTTGGCCTCGCGCTCTGCTCGGCGTGTGGCTAGTGGGCATGATCGCCATCTTCGGCCGTGGTGTTTGGCGCTACGCGCGATTTCTGCGCTCGCTACGAAACTGCGTAGTAGCGCCACCGGAATGGGCCGGCGACTGGCGCAAACTTCTTGACGAAGCGCGCGTACGGCGCGACGTGCCATTGCTGGTTGGCCAACACTATGGCCCGGCGCTGTGCCGACTGCCGCGCGGGTACGCCCTCGTCGTGCCTCCGGCGATGTGGGAACGCACGCCAGCGGACGCGCGGGACGTGATCCTGCGGCATGAACTAGCGCACTATCTGCGCAACGACCTGACCTGGTCGCTGATCGCCCGCTGGCTGGCCGCGCCGCACTGGTTCAATCCGCTGGCACACCTCGCGGTGCGCCGCTTGGATGAAGCCAGCGAGTGGGCCTGCGACGACGCGGCCACCGGCGGCCAGGCCGATCGGCAATTGCTGCTCTCGAAAACCTTGCTCGAACTCTCCGAATCCAACGGCGCACCGGGCGCGATGCAAGCCGCCGTGAGCGGAAACGTGCTGGCCCTGCGCATTCGACGTCTACTTGAACCGACCTTGCTGAAGGAGCGAACCATGAAACGCGTGTTGGTCGCTACGGCCTCGCTGCTTTGCCTAATCGCCGCTGGCTTTCGGTTTGAGCTGGTAGCGCAGGAGACTAAGCCGCCTGTGAAAGCCGCGCCGACGTCGGAAGTTGCGACTCCGAGTTCCGAAGCGACGCCGGCTTATGTCATTGAGCCGCCGGATGTGTTGTTGATCGACTCTGTCAAGCTCGTGCCCAAGTCGCCACACAAATTGGAACCTTCGGACACCTTGTTTATCCAGGGTTCCGGGCTGTTGCCCGAATCGCCGCTCGCAGGGCAATTTGCGCTGGAACCCGGCGGGCGCGTGAGCCTCGGCGCCGAGTATGGCGCCCTCTTGCTGAATGGTCTGACGCTGGAAGAAGCGCAACAAGCGATCGTCGAACATCTACAGAAGACGGTGGGCATTCGCAGCCCGGAGATCGGCGTACGCCTAGTCTCCTCCGCTGGTGGCCCCATGATCCGCGGGGAACATCTCGTTGCGCCGGATGGCACGGTCAATTTGGGCACCTATGGTTCGGTCTTTGTAGCGGGCATGACCGTGCCCAAGGTGCGCGAAGCGATCGAAGCACACCTTGCGAAGCAAGCCGATCAGGTCGCGATTTCGGTCGATGTACTCAAATACAATAGCAAGTTCTGCTATATCATCCTGGAAGATGACGCATCCGGCGACCAGGTCGTCAAGCTGCCAATGATCGGCAACGAAGCCGTGCTGGACGCTTTCGCCTTGGCCACGGAGAACACGGACGTGCGAATTGGCCCGCGCACCGAGGTTTGGATTGCCCGCGCCGGAAACAACGGCTCGGACCAAATCCTGCGCGTGGAACTGCGCAAGATCATGCGCGGAGATGCTTCCGCCACAAACTTCCGACTCAAGCCCAACGACCGGATGGTGATCTCGCAGCCGCTCAAGAAATGA
- a CDS encoding glycosyltransferase family 2 protein, protein LSAVIPVFNESESLAELHAQLVAVAADRKFDLEIVFIDDGSTDGSWGEISRLARADTRVRGIRFRRNFGKAAALAAGFESANGDIVATLDADLQDDPRELPRFLDELDKGFDVVSGWKKIRHDPWHKVGPSRVFNWLVGWLTGVRLHDHNCGMKCYRREVLGEIRLYGELHRFVPVLAHARGFRVGEIAINHRPRQFGHSKYGVSRIVKGFLDLLTVKFLTGYGQRPQHVLGTLALGSLAFGLAALGYLAALWVISRLTPMDDVHLHDRPLMYYALGALLIGGQMLSIGLLAELITAYHGRDADTYSIAERTLGAFDARDAQHDGSHG, encoded by the coding sequence GCTCTCCGCGGTGATTCCGGTCTTCAACGAGTCCGAAAGCCTGGCCGAATTGCATGCGCAACTCGTGGCCGTGGCGGCGGATCGCAAGTTCGACCTGGAAATCGTGTTCATCGACGATGGCTCGACCGACGGTTCCTGGGGGGAAATTTCTCGCCTCGCCCGGGCCGATACACGCGTGCGCGGCATTCGCTTTCGGCGGAATTTCGGCAAAGCGGCCGCGCTGGCCGCGGGCTTCGAGTCCGCCAATGGCGACATTGTCGCGACCCTCGACGCCGACCTGCAGGACGATCCGCGCGAGCTTCCCCGCTTTCTGGACGAGTTGGACAAGGGCTTCGACGTCGTCAGCGGCTGGAAAAAAATCCGGCACGATCCCTGGCACAAGGTCGGGCCTTCGCGGGTGTTCAATTGGCTGGTCGGCTGGCTGACCGGCGTCCGTTTGCACGACCACAACTGCGGGATGAAGTGCTATCGCCGCGAAGTGCTGGGCGAAATCCGGCTGTATGGCGAGTTGCATCGCTTCGTGCCGGTGCTGGCCCATGCCCGCGGGTTTCGCGTGGGCGAGATCGCGATCAATCACCGTCCGCGCCAATTCGGCCACAGCAAGTACGGCGTCAGCCGGATCGTCAAAGGCTTCCTCGATTTGCTGACCGTTAAGTTCCTCACGGGCTACGGACAGCGCCCGCAGCACGTGCTGGGAACTTTGGCACTGGGCTCGCTCGCCTTCGGGCTCGCGGCGCTGGGGTATCTGGCGGCGCTGTGGGTGATCTCCCGGCTCACGCCGATGGACGACGTGCATCTGCACGATCGGCCGCTAATGTACTACGCCCTGGGCGCGCTGTTGATCGGCGGGCAGATGCTGTCCATCGGCCTGTTGGCGGAGTTGATCACGGCTTATCATGGGCGCGACGCCGATACGTATTCCATCGCCGAGCGGACGCTCGGCGCCTTCGACGCGCGAGACGCCCAGCATGACGGCAGCCACGGATAG